Proteins co-encoded in one candidate division WOR-3 bacterium genomic window:
- the kdsA gene encoding 3-deoxy-8-phosphooctulonate synthase, with translation MSEKKVKVGDTICGEKGIFVIAGPCVIEDEKIAFKTAEILKRACFNLGVGLIYKSSFSKDNRSSSENYRGPGLENGLQILKKVREEFDVPVTSDIHSAEQALPASEVLDLLQIPAYLCMQTSIVEAVARTSKPMNIKHGQFIAPENMKFPVEKAQNAGNYEIMLTERGYTFGYNDLIVDPRSFFELNKIGYPVIFDVTHSVRRYGIPSANPLGGKRQYMQTLARAATASGIDGLFVEVHPSPEKALCDSSSQLNVFEFEEFIKPLIEIHNLIKGGLK, from the coding sequence ATGAGCGAAAAAAAAGTAAAAGTAGGAGACACAATCTGTGGCGAAAAGGGTATTTTCGTCATTGCCGGTCCTTGTGTGATAGAGGACGAAAAAATTGCTTTCAAAACAGCTGAAATTCTGAAACGGGCATGTTTCAATCTCGGGGTAGGGCTCATTTATAAATCGTCTTTTAGCAAGGACAACAGAAGTTCTTCCGAGAATTACAGAGGGCCGGGGCTGGAGAACGGCCTCCAAATTCTGAAAAAGGTAAGGGAGGAATTCGATGTCCCCGTTACTTCGGACATTCATTCCGCTGAACAGGCGCTTCCGGCCTCGGAAGTTTTGGACCTTTTGCAAATTCCGGCTTATCTATGCATGCAGACTTCGATCGTCGAAGCGGTCGCGAGAACCAGCAAACCAATGAACATAAAACACGGTCAATTCATAGCTCCGGAAAACATGAAATTCCCTGTGGAAAAAGCGCAAAACGCAGGAAATTACGAAATCATGCTGACCGAGAGAGGTTATACCTTTGGTTACAACGATTTGATCGTTGACCCGAGAAGTTTTTTCGAGTTGAACAAAATTGGATATCCTGTTATTTTTGATGTCACTCACAGCGTCAGGAGGTACGGTATTCCTAGCGCTAACCCGTTGGGGGGGAAAAGACAGTATATGCAAACCCTGGCGAGAGCCGCTACCGCTTCTGGTATCGACGGACTATTCGTTGAAGTCCATCCCAGCCCGGAAAAGGCTTTGTGCGATTCTTCGAGCCAGCTCAACGTGTTTGAATTTGAAGAATTTATCAAACCATTGATAGAAATACACA